One stretch of Arthrobacter polaris DNA includes these proteins:
- a CDS encoding phosphatidate cytidylyltransferase, with amino-acid sequence MRPKKAKARRSTSKPEKSQRAKSKPVDSKLPEVISNSLATGIDADAVAVAPAVVATKQSVAGHHVKHGSITADGAGVSDRPVAAAELSEEEPDGQEFAPRPVSAAQVTGIPIIPVPQGPIAGLPAIATSVKAPRTPKAGRDLPAAISVGVALLVLVIGSLLFYPVAFVALATIFVCVGVWEVNRAIAGKGIKAPXTPVFVGALAMPASAYFAGAEGLLFALVASAGATVLWRSLDPEPGAVKSILAXGFSLLWIPFLLSFVFLMLRGESGPTRGLTLDLSNINPGVVQVIIMLLLVVANDTFGYLVGVLFGKHPMAPRISPXKSWEGFAGSLGGATLVAIPATVFLLDQHWWVGFALAIGMVFAGTGGDFAESMVKRELGVKDMSNLLPGHGGVMDRLDSILFAAPVAYATXSVLGQF; translated from the coding sequence GTGCGTCCCAAGAAGGCTAAAGCGCGGCGCTCAACATCCAAGCCGGAAAAATCTCAGCGAGCAAAGTCCAAGCCCGTAGACTCCAAGCTTCCAGAGGTTATTTCCAATTCCTTGGCCACTGGCATCGACGCTGACGCGGTTGCCGTGGCTCCGGCGGTAGTAGCTACGAAGCAAAGCGTCGCGGGACACCATGTTAAGCACGGCAGTATCACAGCTGACGGTGCTGGAGTAAGTGACCGCCCTGTAGCAGCAGCCGAACTTTCAGAGGAAGAACCCGACGGGCAAGAATTCGCCCCGCGTCCGGTTTCAGCTGCCCAGGTGACTGGTATCCCTATCATCCCGGTTCCGCAAGGGCCCATCGCAGGGTTGCCAGCCATAGCTACATCCGTGAAGGCGCCCCGAACACCCAAGGCCGGGCGCGATCTTCCAGCAGCCATTAGTGTTGGTGTTGCACTGTTGGTGCTGGTCATTGGATCGTTGCTATTTTATCCCGTGGCNTTTGTTGCCCTCGCTACTATCTTCGTGTGTGTGGGTGTCTGGGAAGTCAACCGCGCCATTGCAGGCAAGGGTATCAAAGCCCCTTTNACACCTGTATTTGTTGGGGCGTTGGCCATGCCAGCCTCTGCCTATTTTGCTGGTGCAGAGGGGCTTCTCTTCGCTCTGGTAGCCAGTGCCGGTGCCACAGTCTTATGGCGCTCCTTGGACCCGGAACCTGGCGCCGTCAAGAGTATCCTTGCGNNGGGTTTTTCACTGTTGTGGATCCCGTTCCTTCTGAGTTTCGTGTTCTTGATGCTGCGTGGTGAAAGTGGCCCAACGCGTGGCCTGACCCTAGATTTGTCCAACATCAATCCTGGTGTTGTGCAGGTGATCATCATGTTGCTGCTGGTAGTTGCCAACGATACCTTCGGATATTTGGTCGGTGTGCTATTCGGCAAGCACCCGATGGCGCCCAGAATCAGTCCTAANAAGTCCTGGGAGGGATTCGCCGGTTCGTTGGGCGGGGCCACGCTAGTGGCCATTCCCGCCACCGTTTTCTTACTTGACCAGCACTGGTGGGTGGGATTTGCCCTGGCCATTGGTATGGTNTTTGCAGGCACAGGCGGTGACTTCGCTGAGTCCATGGTCAAACGTGAACTTGGCGTCAAAGACATGAGTAACTTGTTGCCAGGCCATGGCGGAGTCATGGACAGGCTTGATTCGATCCTCTTCGCCGCTCCGGTGGCATACGCCACCTTNTCTGTTTTAGGCCAGTTCTAA
- a CDS encoding DivIVA domain-containing protein, with protein MTVDETPRTNSKFKLVGPREVGYNVKQVDVFLERARAYFLNTDNHGKAITSFDVRTAAFDPARGGYSAHAVDAAMDRIEDEFVLREKDLLITAEGEKAWMMKIGKTASVLRARLHRPDGERFRRPAKKNAQSYNVDDVDVLCRELLVYIEDNGELSVDVVRRAVFAPEKGAGGYEESQVDAFLDRVVELMAAIDPLAEK; from the coding sequence GTGACAGTGGATGAGACGCCCCGGACTAACTCCAAGTTTAAATTGGTGGGTCCTAGGGAAGTTGGTTATAACGTCAAACAGGTGGACGTGTTCCTTGAGCGTGCCCGGGCTTATTTCCTGAACACCGACAACCACGGTAAAGCCATCACCAGCTTTGACGTTCGCACGGCTGCCTTTGATCCTGCACGCGGTGGATACAGCGCCCACGCTGTTGACGCTGCGATGGATAGGATCGAAGACGAGTTTGTGCTGCGCGAAAAGGATTTGTTGATCACCGCTGAGGGCGAAAAGGCCTGGATGATGAAGATCGGCAAGACGGCCTCAGTGCTACGCGCCCGCTTGCACCGCCCCGACGGTGAGCGGTTCAGGCGCCCCGCCAAGAAGAACGCGCAAAGCTACAACGTTGACGACGTCGACGTGCTCTGCCGGGAACTGCTGGTCTACATTGAAGACAATGGTGAACTCAGTGTGGACGTGGTCCGGCGGGCAGTGTTTGCCCCTGAAAAGGGTGCCGGTGGTTACGAGGAAAGCCAGGTGGATGCTTTCCTTGACCGTGTGGTTGAGCTGATGGCCGCCATCGATCCGCTGGCCGAGAAGTAA
- a CDS encoding cation acetate symporter, with amino-acid sequence MNPAIGYTALILVSLATTVIGFYGLRVSRTTSDFYVASRTVRPWWNASAIGGEYLSAASFLGIAGLIVISGIDALWFPIGYTAGYLMLLFFVAAPLRRSGAYTIPDFAEARLESTTARYVTSVLVVVVGWFYIVPQLHGAALTIRTTTGLPSWVGPAXVVVVVCLTVITGGMRSITFVQAFQYWLKLTALAVPAIFILLMLAGAPETGPMIPAGTDLFPLADPTTTDSTYRTLSLLVALLFGTLGLPHVLVRXYTNPDGAAARRTTLIVLGLLSIYYLFPTIYGVLGRAFLPDLATDGYPDATVLLLPGTLIDGLGGDILTALVVAGAFAAFLSTTSGLVVSLAGVISQDVLGGSVRGFRIAAVFAAVVPFGVAMMTDSLALAGSVGLVXAFTASTICPLLLLGIWWRGLTDAGAVAGMLTGGVLCGTAILVGAQVSADALWRDALTQPAAWTVPAAFLVMIVVSKATRHRRSATLSRFMSKLHVPERPLDVADPRTQAS; translated from the coding sequence GTGAATCCTGCCATTGGCTACACGGCCCTGATCCTAGTTTCTTTGGCAACCACTGTCATCGGGTTTTATGGTCTGCGGGTCTCCCGAACAACCAGCGACTTCTACGTTGCCTCACGCACAGTGCGCCCTTGGTGGAATGCTTCAGCCATTGGTGGGGAATACCTCTCGGCTGCCAGCTTTCTTGGCATTGCCGGGCTCATCGTCATCTCAGGTATCGACGCTCTGTGGTTCCCCATCGGTTACACAGCCGGTTACCTCATGCTGCTGTTCTTTGTTGCTGCTCCCTTGCGCCGCTCTGGCGCGTACACCATCCCTGACTTTGCCGAAGCACGGCTGGAGTCAACAACAGCTCGCTACGTCACAAGCGTTCTGGTGGTAGTTGTGGGTTGGTTCTACATTGTGCCCCAACTCCATGGCGCCGCGCTAACCATCCGCACCACCACAGGACTACCGTCCTGGGTGGGGCCGGCTNCGGTAGTAGTGGTGGTCTGTCTGACAGTTATCACCGGTGGAATGCGCTCCATCACCTTCGTCCAGGCGTTTCAATACTGGCTCAAACTCACGGCCCTGGCCGTACCCGCAATCTTTATCCTGCTCATGCTCGCAGGTGCTCCTGAAACCGGTCCAATGATCCCAGCGGGCACCGATCTTTTCCCGCTCGCGGACCCCACCACCACAGATTCCACTTACCGCACGTTGTCTTTGCTGGTAGCTTTGCTCTTTGGCACCTTGGGCTTACCCCATGTCTTGGTACGTNTTTATACAAACCCCGACGGCGCAGCCGCCCGGCGCACCACACTGATAGTTCTGGGGCTACTCTCGATTTACTACCTGTTCCCCACCATTTACGGTGTGCTGGGCAGGGCTTTCCTTCCAGACCTAGCCACCGACGGTTACCCCGACGCCACGGTGTTGCTACTACCAGGAACCTTGATTGACGGGTTGGGCGGGGACATCCTCACTGCCCTCGTGGTGGCGGGTGCCTTTGCCGCCTTCTTGTCCACGACCTCGGGCCTAGTTGTCTCCTTAGCAGGGGTGATCAGTCAAGACGTGCTCGGTGGAAGTGTCCGAGGGTTTAGGATCGCCGCCGTCTTTGCCGCCGTCGTACCCTTTGGCGTGGCCATGATGACTGACTCACTGGCGCTGGCAGGCAGTGTGGGACTCGTTNTTGCCTTCACAGCGTCAACCATTTGCCCACTGCTGCTGCTAGGCATTTGGTGGCGCGGGCTCACCGACGCCGGGGCTGTTGCTGGCATGTTGACAGGCGGCGTGCTCTGCGGAACGGCCATACTTGTGGGCGCCCAGGTGTCTGCTGATGCACTATGGCGCGATGCACTCACGCAACCAGCCGCATGGACTGTGCCAGCAGCCTTCCTTGTCATGATCGTGGTGTCCAAGGCAACACGGCACCGCCGTAGCGCTACGCTGTCTCGGTTTATGTCCAAGTTGCACGTCCCCGAACGCCCCTTGGACGTTGCAGATCCGCGAACGCAGGCCAGCTGA
- a CDS encoding LytTR family DNA-binding domain-containing protein, with protein sequence MINVLVADDELPAVEELAXXLGRDPRVGTIHRASGGAEALELLAVHTIDAVFLDIHMPGLSGLELXEVIGRGTNPPVVVFVTADDDQALEAFELAAVDYLLKPLRTERLTRTIDRVVELVTHPATVEEVEMITVDQGGVSKLIRLDEVKFVQAQGDYARLHTAEASYLIRVPLADLEQRWETSGFIRIHRSYLVCMPFVTALKLSAAKPTVSVGSAVLPVSRRHVPVLREHLQATRVRPLS encoded by the coding sequence ATGATTAACGTCCTTGTGGCCGACGATGAGCTGCCCGCCGTTGAAGAACTGGCTNTTNTGTTGGGCCGCGACCCTCGCGTGGGCACCATTCACCGTGCCTCTGGTGGCGCCGAAGCATTAGAGCTGCTTGCCGTGCACACAATCGATGCCGTCTTCCTTGACATCCACATGCCCGGCCTGTCCGGGCTGGAGCTGNCCGAGGTCATTGGCAGGGGAACCAACCCACCCGTTGTTGTCTTTGTGACGGCCGACGACGATCAGGCTTTGGAGGCGTTTGAGCTGGCAGCCGTGGACTATCTCCTCAAACCTCTCCGCACCGAACGGCTCACCCGCACCATTGACAGGGTGGTTGAACTGGTGACCCACCCAGCGACTGTTGAAGAAGTCGAGATGATCACCGTTGACCAGGGTGGAGTCAGTAAGCTGATCCGCCTCGATGAGGTGAAGTTCGTTCAAGCCCAAGGAGACTACGCCAGGCTGCACACGGCCGAGGCAAGCTACCTAATCCGAGTTCCGCTGGCTGATTTGGAACAGCGCTGGGAGACTTCGGGTTTCATCCGTATTCACCGCTCATACTTAGTGTGCATGCCATTTGTCACCGCATTGAAACTCAGTGCTGCCAAGCCCACAGTGTCCGTGGGCAGTGCCGTCCTACCCGTGAGCCGCCGCCACGTACCTGTCCTGCGTGAACACTTGCAGGCCACACGGGTACGGCCCCTTTCATGA
- a CDS encoding DUF2630 family protein, whose protein sequence is MDDNQVHHKITELITREQELRXSTADQAKLPERAAALKQLEIQLDQCWDLLRQRQAKAHAGESPDDAAVRSASEVEGYRQ, encoded by the coding sequence ATGGATGACAACCAGGTACACCACAAGATCACAGAACTGATCACAAGGGAACAAGAGCTCAGGNGGTCCACCGCGGACCAGGCAAAACTTCCCGAACGTGCTGCTGCACTGAAACAGCTCGAGATCCAACTTGACCAATGCTGGGACCTTCTGCGACAGCGGCAGGCAAAAGCCCACGCTGGGGAAAGCCCCGACGACGCCGCGGTACGCTCTGCCAGCGAAGTCGAAGGTTACCGGCAGTAG
- a CDS encoding sensor histidine kinase → MSDSTLLLITAIAAVTAAIAIVAAIGFRLSRSYRELGTEAEHATXAALHSAAAAGEQLRNGLEPAGALKASKQLRALLNCAAFAMTDDSALLAWDGAGAAAKQPDSAVVMHLVAKALSNGRTQVATLDSTLRESLGLPLQDSDLKAAVICPLKVESRAVGCVIILSKAPTAGLVRATNEVAAWVSAQLELAELSSSRTLLAEAEVRALRAQISPHFIYNSLNAIASFINTDPQRARDLVVEFADFTRYSFRRHGDFTTLAEELRCIDRYLLLENARFGDRLQVSLQIAXEVLSTVIPFLSLQPLVENAVRHGLEAKVXQGLVQICARDLGSYTEVTIEDDGVGMDPEQLRLVLAGQHDGTHVGLRNVDARLRQVYGNDHGLTIDTGMGHGMLITMTVPKNQPGHDA, encoded by the coding sequence TTGAGCGATTCCACGCTCCTGCTCATCACAGCCATCGCGGCCGTCACGGCCGCCATCGCCATTGTTGCCGCCATCGGTTTCCGCCTCTCCCGCTCATACCGTGAACTGGGCACTGAGGCCGAGCACGCCACTNTTGCAGCACTGCACTCAGCGGCAGCAGCAGGGGAACAGCTGCGCAACGGTTTAGAACCAGCGGGTGCACTCAAGGCCAGCAAGCAGCTGCGTGCACTGCTCAATTGTGCAGCGTTCGCCATGACAGATGATTCAGCTCTGCTGGCGTGGGACGGCGCAGGTGCCGCGGCAAAGCAACCCGATTCCGCCGTCGTCATGCATTTGGTAGCCAAGGCCCTGAGCAACGGCCGTACTCAGGTGGCCACACTGGATAGCACCCTGCGTGAATCGCTGGGCCTACCTCTGCAAGATAGTGATCTGAAGGCCGCCGTGATTTGCCCATTGAAGGTGGAATCGCGGGCTGTGGGCTGTGTGATTATCCTCTCGAAGGCCCCAACGGCGGGACTGGTCCGGGCCACCAATGAGGTGGCAGCATGGGTGTCAGCGCAGCTGGAGCTCGCTGAGCTGAGCTCCTCACGGACCTTGCTGGCGGAGGCCGAGGTGCGTGCCCTGCGCGCCCAAATCAGCCCGCATTTTATCTATAACTCACTTAACGCCATCGCCTCCTTCATCAACACCGATCCGCAAAGGGCCCGGGACCTCGTGGTGGAGTTCGCCGATTTCACCCGGTATTCCTTCCGCCGGCATGGAGATTTCACCACACTGGCAGAAGAATTACGCTGCATCGATCGCTACCTGTTACTGGAGAATGCCCGTTTCGGCGACCGCCTGCAGGTCAGCTTGCAGATTGCCNCCGAGGTACTCAGCACAGTGATCCCCTTCCTGAGCCTGCAACCCTTAGTGGAGAACGCAGTCCGCCACGGCTTGGAGGCGAAAGTGNGGCAAGGGCTGGTGCAGATTTGCGCCAGGGACCTTGGCTCGTACACGGAAGTGACAATAGAGGACGACGGCGTGGGGATGGATCCAGAACAGCTGCGGTTGGTCTTAGCAGGCCAGCATGACGGCACCCATGTGGGCCTGCGCAACGTTGATGCGCGCCTCCGTCAGGTCTATGGGAACGACCACGGGCTCACCATTGACACCGGTATGGGACACGGGATGTTGATCACCATGACCGTACCTAAGAACCAACCCGGCCACGACGCTTAG
- a CDS encoding DUF485 domain-containing protein — MGTSAHASNEGPVDFVAEQNSEVFQKLRKSHRNFVFPVAIGXLVWYFAYVLLAAYAHDFMSIKVWGNINIGLILGMLQFVTTFGITTWYVTYANRKLDPQAAVIRQRLEKQIDAATKTKEEV, encoded by the coding sequence ATGGGTACTTCAGCCCACGCTAGCAATGAAGGTCCGGTGGACTTCGTCGCAGAACAGAACTCGGAGGTGTTCCAGAAGCTTCGTAAGTCACACAGAAATTTTGTTTTCCCGGTAGCCATCGGCTTNTTGGTTTGGTATTTCGCCTATGTACTGTTGGCCGCTTACGCGCACGATTTCATGTCCATCAAGGTGTGGGGCAACATCAACATTGGCCTCATCTTGGGCATGTTGCAGTTCGTCACTACTTTCGGCATCACCACCTGGTATGTCACCTACGCCAACCGTAAGCTCGATCCCCAAGCGGCCGTGATTCGCCAGCGGCTGGAAAAGCAGATCGATGCAGCCACCAAGACCAAGGAAGAGGTCTAA
- a CDS encoding cation acetate symporter, which translates to MAPLAQSLAEQTKENSWINILIFVGFVAITMIVVFRASRNNKTAADYYAAGRSFSGGQNGTAIAGDYLSAASFLGITGAIAVNGYDGFLYSIGFLVAWLVALLLVAELLRNTGKFTMADVLSFRLKQRPVRIAAATHYAGCLLLYLLAQMAGAGGLVSLLLGLDNSNKVGQNIVIAVVGVLMIVYVLIGGMKGTTWVQIIKAFLLIIGAAIMTIIVLAMHGFNLSTLMEAAVQTSIAEGGAGEALLNPGAQYGKAPLDFVSLALALVLGTAALPHVLMRFYTVPTAKEARKSVVWAIWLIGGFYIFTLVLGYGAGALIGKEAILAAPGGVNAAAPLLAFVVGGPVLLGFISAVAFATILAVVAGLTITAAASFAHDIYSNVIVKGAPKPEMEVKVARRTVVVIGVVAIGGGILANGQNIAFLVALAFAIAASANLPTIIYSLFWKKFTTQGALWSMYGGLAAAILLIAFSPVVSGSEKAMIPGADFSWFPLANPGIVSIPLAFFLGWLGTVLDKNSEDPRIQAEMEVRSLTGVGAEKAVDH; encoded by the coding sequence ATTGCTCCGCTGGCACAGTCACTTGCCGAGCAAACCAAGGAAAATTCCTGGATCAACATCTTGATCTTCGTTGGATTCGTTGCAATCACCATGATTGTGGTGTTCCGCGCCAGCCGCAACAACAAAACAGCCGCTGATTATTATGCCGCCGGCCGTTCCTTCTCCGGTGGCCAGAACGGTACCGCCATTGCCGGGGACTACCTTTCAGCAGCATCATTCCTCGGCATTACCGGAGCCATCGCCGTCAACGGTTACGACGGCTTCTTGTACTCCATCGGCTTCCTTGTAGCTTGGCTTGTGGCCCTGCTGCTGGTTGCTGAACTGCTGCGCAATACTGGCAAGTTCACCATGGCGGACGTCTTGTCCTTCCGCCTCAAGCAGCGNCCCGTGCGCATTGCCGCGGCCACNCACTACGCTGGTTGTCTGCTTCTTTACCTGCTGGCCCAGATGGCCGGTGCGGGCGGTCTGGTGTCGCTGCTCCTTGGGCTGGATAACTCCAATAAGGTGGGCCAGAACATTGTCATCGCCGTGGTTGGCGTACTGATGATTGTCTACGTACTGATCGGTGGCATGAAGGGCACTACCTGGGTGCAGATCATCAAAGCGTTCCTGCTCATCATTGGTGCAGCGATCATGACCATCATTGTGCTGGCCATGCACGGCTTCAATCTNTCAACGCTCATGGAGGCCGCTGTGCAGACCTCCATCGCTGAAGGCGGTGCCGGTGAGGCGCTGCTGAACCCGGGTGCCCAGTATGGCAAGGCCCCTCTTGACTTTGTCTCGCTGGCCTTGGCGTTGGTACTTGGCACCGCGGCCCTGCCGCACGTACTCATGCGCTTCTACACCGTGCCCACAGCCAAGGAAGCCCGCAAGTCGGTTGTTTGGGCCATTTGGCTCATCGGCGGTTTCTACATCTTCACCCTGGTCCTTGGCTACGGTGCAGGCGCCTTGATTGGTAAGGAAGCCATCCTTGCAGCACCCGGTGGCGTCAATGCCGCTGCCCCGCTGCTTGCCTTCGTAGTGGGTGGACCGGTCCTGCTCGGCTTCATTTCAGCCGTTGCCTTCGCCACCATCTTGGCTGTTGTAGCTGGTCTGACCATCACCGCCGCGGCTTCCTTTGCGCACGACATCTACTCCAACGTCATCGTCAAGGGTGCGCCCAAGCCTGAGATGGAAGTGAAGGTGGCACGCCGCACGGTTGTGGTGATCGGCGTGGTTGCCATCGGCGGCGGAATCCTGGCCAACGGCCAGAACATTGCCTTCTTGGTGGCACTGGCTTTCGCCATCGCTGCCTCGGCGAACTTGCCGACCATCATCTACTCGCTGTTCTGGAAGAAGTTCACCACCCAGGGTGCGCTGTGGAGCATGTACGGCGGTTTGGCTGCAGCCATCTTGCTGATCGCCTTCTCCCCGGTGGTTTCCGGTAGCGAGAAGGCCATGATCCCCGGCGCTGACTTCTCCTGGTTCCCGCTGGCGAACCCCGGTATTGTCTCCATCCCCTTGGCCTTCTTCCTGGGCTGGTTGGGTACAGTCTTGGATAAGAACTCTGAAGACCCGCGTATCCAGGCAGAGATGGAAGTTCGATCCTTGACCGGTGTGGGTGCCGAGAAAGCGGTGGATCACTAG
- a CDS encoding Lrp/AsnC family transcriptional regulator, producing the protein MPTLDSTDARILLALVSDPRQTVVAMAERLGLSRNTVQARMAALEKRDVFLNFDHRISTAALGYPLTAFISVHAQQQNLPXLAVSLAAIPEVVQAHGLSGRADMLVKVVSTGAEDLFRINGKILACDGVERTETSLAMSELVPFRMSPLXERHLAK; encoded by the coding sequence ATGCCTACTTTGGACAGCACCGATGCTCGTATTCTTCTAGCCCTTGTCAGCGATCCTCGCCAGACCGTGGTTGCCATGGCTGAGCGATTGGGCTTATCACGCAACACGGTCCAAGCCAGGATGGCTGCGCTGGAGAAACGCGACGTTTTCTTGAACTTCGACCACCGCATCAGCACCGCTGCCCTCGGTTACCCCTTGACGGCATTCATTTCAGTGCATGCACAGCAGCAAAACTTGCCGNCCTTAGCCGTCTCCTTGGCTGCGATCCCTGAAGTTGTTCAAGCACATGGGCTCAGCGGCAGGGCAGATATGTTGGTCAAGGTTGTCTCCACCGGTGCCGAAGATTTGTTCCGCATCAATGGCAAAATTTTGGCGTGCGACGGTGTGGAGCGGACCGAAACATCGTTGGCCATGAGCGAGCTCGTTCCGTTCCGCATGTCCCCACTTNTGGAAAGACACTTGGCAAAGTAG
- the pdhA gene encoding pyruvate dehydrogenase (acetyl-transferring) E1 component subunit alpha, translating into MTHSRHEPTGQTTMRMHQLITADGLRVADELLDRFVSDIDDQALRNLYEDMVVIRRIDFESTALQRQGQLALWPPMLGQEASQIGSVRALDDEDFIFPTYRENGVAYCRGAKMSDVLGVWRGTSNTGWDPYEVNMATPQIIIGAQTLHATGYAMGLVLDGKESVSIGYLGDGATSQGDVHESMVFAASFQAPVIFXCQNNHWAISEPVGLQSNVPLAGRAPGYGIPSLQVDGNDVLAVLAATRWAAHRARTGGGPSFIEAVTYRMGAHTTADDPSRYRGVTELEXWGAKDPIARMRTFLTNAGKLEDEAEATIAAKADAVAAELRQACINLPDPDPMSVFDNVYVETNPVLERQREHYLAYLASFAGPQSTATTAGAATAQRSAS; encoded by the coding sequence ATGACTCATTCGCGCCATGAGCCCACAGGCCAGACCACCATGAGAATGCACCAACTCATCACCGCAGACGGACTGCGTGTTGCTGATGAGTTGCTGGATAGATTCGTCAGCGATATTGACGATCAAGCCCTCAGGAACTTGTACGAAGACATGGTGGTGATCCGCCGGATCGATTTCGAATCCACCGCGCTGCAGCGCCAGGGCCAACTTGCCCTCTGGCCGCCCATGCTGGGCCAGGAAGCCTCACAGATAGGCTCCGTCCGGGCCCTCGACGACGAGGACTTTATTTTCCCCACCTACCGGGAAAATGGTGTGGCATATTGCCGCGGGGCNAAAATGTCTGATGTCCTAGGTGTTTGGCGCGGCACCTCCAACACTGGCTGGGATCCTTACGAGGTGAACATGGCCACCCCACAGATCATCATCGGCGCACAAACCCTCCACGCCACCGGATACGCCATGGGACTTGTCCTGGACGGCAAGGAATCAGTCTCCATCGGCTACTTAGGTGATGGTGCAACCAGCCAAGGCGATGTCCATGAGTCAATGGTGTTTGCCGCTAGTTTCCAAGCGCCGGTGATTTTCTTNTGCCAGAACAACCATTGGGCCATCTCTGAACCTGTGGGGCTGCAATCGAATGTCCCGTTGGCCGGGCGCGCNCCCGGCTATGGCATTCCCAGCCTNCAAGTTGACGGCAATGATGTGCTCGCCGTCCTCGCCGCAACCCGCTGGGCTGCACATCGGGCCCGCACCGGAGGTGGCCCCAGTTTCATTGAAGCGGTCACTTACCGGATGGGTGCACACACCACCGCCGATGACCCCAGCCGCTACCGCGGCGTCACCGAATTGGAGNNGTGGGGCGCCAAGGACCCGATCGCCCGGATGCGTACCTTCCTCACCAACGCCGGAAAGCTGGAGGATGAAGCCGAAGCCACGATAGCGGCCAAAGCTGACGCTGTGGCCGCCGAACTACGCCAGGCCTGCATTAACCTTCCTGACCCCGATCCCATGAGCGTCTTTGACAACGTCTATGTGGAGACAAACCCGGTCCTTGAGCGCCAGCGCGAGCATTACTTGGCCTACCTGGCCTCCTTTGCAGGACCGCAATCAACAGCTACAACGGCTGGAGCCGCAACAGCACAAAGGAGTGCATCATGA
- a CDS encoding alpha-ketoacid dehydrogenase subunit beta — MSKLSLTQAINAGLRRALEEDPKVLLLGEDIGTLGGVFRVTDGLMKDFGSHRVIDTPLAESAIIGTAVGLAYRGFRPVCEIQFDGFIYPGFDQIVSQVAXMHVRTQGKVRMPLTIRVPIWGGIGSPEHHSESPEAYFAHTSGLRVISPSNPQDAYTMLRQAIASDDPVLYFEPKRRYHTKGEVDLEAALASAPEMGAARVVAHGTDATLVAYGPLVKTALDAALAAEEDGISLEVIDLRSLSPIDYGPIMDSVRRTGHLIITHEASQTLGLGAEIVATITECCFNYLESAPVRVTGFDIPYPPSKLEKHHLPDLDRILDGVDRALGRPNSLTGLDD; from the coding sequence ATGAGCAAGTTGAGCCTGACCCAGGCCATCAACGCCGGCTTGCGGCGTGCACTAGAAGAGGACCCCAAAGTTCTCTTGCTCGGTGAAGACATCGGCACCCTTGGTGGGGTTTTCCGTGTCACTGACGGCTTGATGAAGGATTTCGGTTCTCACCGTGTCATCGATACCCCGTTGGCGGAGTCGGCCATTATTGGTACGGCGGTGGGCCTTGCGTACCGTGGATTTAGGCCCGTGTGCGAGATCCAGTTTGACGGTTTCATCTACCCTGGGTTCGATCAGATAGTCTCCCAAGTGGCAAANATGCATGTCCGCACCCAAGGCAAGGTCCGCATGCCTTTGACCATCAGGGTNCCCATTTGGGGCGGAATTGGTTCACCAGAACATCACTCGGAGTCACCTGAAGCATATTTCGCGCACACCTCGGGACTGCGTGTGATCAGCCCNTCCAACCCGCAAGATGCCTACACCATGCTGCGCCAGGCTATCGCAAGCGATGATCCGGTTCTGTACTTTGAGCCTAAACGCCGGTACCACACCAAAGGTGAAGTGGACCTCGAGGCAGCCCTAGCATCAGCACCAGAGATGGGCGCGGCACGTGTAGTGGCGCACGGTACAGATGCAACCCTTGTGGCCTACGGGCCATTGGTGAAAACAGCGCTTGACGCCGCGTTGGCAGCGGAAGAAGACGGTATCTCCCTTGAAGTCATCGACCTGCGTTCACTCTCACCCATTGATTACGGCCCCATCATGGACTCTGTGCGGCGCACAGGGCATCTGATCATCACTCATGAAGCCAGTCAAACGCTGGGTCTCGGCGCCGAAATCGTGGCAACCATCACCGAGTGCTGCTTTAACTATCTTGAGAGCGCTCCAGTACGCGTCACCGGATTTGATATTCCCTATCCACCCTCAAAGCTGGAGAAGCACCACCTGCCCGATCTTGACAGGATTCTCGACGGCGTTGACCGTGCCTTGGGAAGGCCCAACTCACTCACTGGATTGGATGATTGA